Proteins from a single region of Apium graveolens cultivar Ventura chromosome 7, ASM990537v1, whole genome shotgun sequence:
- the LOC141673180 gene encoding putative disease resistance RPP13-like protein 3 yields MSYDYWSKVKEHIWRHLKDDDLSPQIGEILSLSFNDLSPQMKDCFLYLARYPEDHVIDPDELKHLWIAEEFISEAEEGEGVIMEDLAEDCLKELIDRNLLQVNDLRWNGEVKSFRVHDLVRDLSIKKAKENKLLVVLDSGKHHPERIHLLEGQPRHVIYNEIGEYLKLVDYRFDALRLHSLTVVNYLSGKDELKEMKLACVRFKNLKVLVMTSVYSKIIPEEIGDSVHLKYLGLMGQGDYSDDPIEIPASIGKLKKLQTLHGGRRTYYTVPRENIGKHQTKLQTLLRISCKEWMKIDTVNLTNLHTLCIYREKYQSNTINNSYTLESVANLTSLQTFTLFFKFPEIPTLKPLSSCNRLKSVSLVGTLKDLSELRHLPDSITDLSLRESQFTEDPMPTLGSFSNLTALELDNVYMDNVYRGNKMVCSENGFRSLQILKLDRFLNLEELEVGDGAFPSLKQFQTVICRKLKNIPVQLAERVSPWVHS; encoded by the coding sequence ATGAGCTATGATTATTGGTCAAAGGTGAAGGAGCATATATGGAGACACTTGAAGGATGATGACTTGTCTCCCCAGATTGGAGAAATATTGAGTTTGAGTTTTAATGACTTGTCCCCCCAAATGAAAGACTGTTTTCTCTACCTTGCAAGGTACCCGGAAGACCATGTGATTGATCCAGACGAGTTGAAGCATCTATGGATTGCAGAGGAATTCATATCAGAAGCCGAGGAAGGTGAAGGAGTAATCATGGAGGATTTGGCTGAAGATTGTTTGAAGGAGCTAATTGATCGTAATTTGCTTCAGGTTAATGATTTGCGATGGAATGGAGAAGTTAAGAGTTTCCGGGTCCATGATCTTGTACGTGATCTTTCCATAAAAAAAGCAAAGGAGAACAAGTTGTTGGTCGTTTTGGACTCAGGTAAACACCATCCAGAACGCATTCATTTGTTGGAAGGACAACCCCGTCATGTCATTTACAATGAAATAGGTGAGTACTTGAAACTAGTTGATTATAGATTTGATGCTTTACGTTTGCATTCATTGACAGTGGTAAATTATTTAAGTGGTAAAGATgaattaaaagaaatgaagttggCGTGTGTGAGATTCAAAAATCTTAAAGTCCTAGTTATGACAAGTGTATATTCAAAGATAATACCAGAAGAAATAGGAGATTCAGTTCACTTAAAGTACTTGGGCTTAATGGGTCAGGGGGATTATTCTGATGATCCTATAGAAATTCCAGCAAGTATAGGCAAGCTTAAAAAGCTACAAACCTTGCACGGTGGGCGGAGAACATACTACACAGTTCCTAGGGAGAATATAGGTAAGCACCAAACAAAGTTACAGACTCTCCTTCGTATATCGTGTAAAGAATGGATGAAGATTGACACTGTTAATCTCACCAACCTCCATACACTCTGTATATATAGAGAAAAATATCAAAGCAACACTATTAACAACAGTTACACGCTTGAGTCCGTTGCCAATTTAACAAGTCTCCAAACATTCACACTATTCTTTAAATTTCCTGAGATTCCAACACTGAAACCACTCTCGTCTTGCAATCGTCTCAAGAGCGTGTCCTTAGTCGGTACTCTAAAAGATCTATCGGAACTACGTCATCTGCCCGATTCAATCACAGACTTAAGTCTAAGAGAAAGTCAGTTTACAGAAGATCCAATGCCCACTCTGGGAAGTTTTTCAAATCTCACAGCTCTTGAGTTGGATAATGTGTACATGGATAATGTGTACAGGGGAAACAAAATGGTATGCAGTGAGAATGGGTTTCGAAGtcttcaaattttaaaattagatcGATTCCTCAATCTCGAAGAATTGGAAGTTGGGGACGGAGCTTTCCCTTCTCTCAAACAATTTCAAACAGTTATCTGTCGAAAACTGAAGAACATTCCTGTACAACTAGCAGAACGCGTAAGCCCCTGGGTTCATTCATAG